The window GCCGCCAGCACCTGGCCGGCCAGCTTGGTCGCCGAGTCCAGCTCGTACCGATCGTCGGCCATCCCCAGCGCCACGATGAGGACGACTCCGGACAGCAGCGCCACCGGTTCCCGGGAGCCGCCGGAGAAGACGTCGCTCATCATCGGCAACTGCCGGGCGAGCAGCAGCCCGGCGATGAGACCCGCCGCCATGGCCAGGCCGCCCAGCCGCGGCGTGGGGGTGTCGTGCACGTCGCGGTCGCGGACCCCTGCCATCGCTCCCCAACGCAGGGCGAGCACCCGGACCAGCGGGATGGTCAGGTAGGTGACCGCCGCGGCGGCGACCAGGCAGAGCAGGTACTCGCGCAACCGCCCGGCCCGTCAGGCGCGCGGATACGCCGGGTGCGCAGCGACCAAAGCGGCCACCTGCTGACCGACATCGGCAGCCGCGGAGCCGTCGGCGTCGCGGACCGCGCGCCCGATCAGCGCGGCGATCTCCTTCATGTCCGGCTCGGCCATGCCCTGCGTGGTGACCGCGGGCGTGCCGACGCGGATACCCGAACCGATCGACGGCGGCTGCGGATCGAAGGGGATCGCGTTCTTGTTCAACGTGATCCGGGCCGCGTCGCACCGGGCCTCGGCTTCGGCGCCGGTGACGCCGACCGGCTGCAGGTCGATCAGGGCGAGGTGGGTGTCGGTCCCGCCGCTGATCGGACGCATCCCCTCGGCGGCCAGGCCTTCGGTGAGCGCCCGTGCGTTGGCGATGACGGCCTGGGCGTAGTCGCGATAGGCCGGCGTCGCCGCCTCCTTCAGCGCGACGGCCTTGGCCGCCACCGCATGCATCAGGGGGCCGCCCTGCATCATCGGGAACACGGCCTTGTCGATGGCGGCGGCGTGCTCGGCACGGCACAGGATCATGCCGCCGCGGGGACCGCGCAGCACCTTGTGCGTGGTGAAGCAGACGACATCGGCGTAGGGCACCGGGCTCGGGATCGCCCCGCCGGCGACCAGGCCGATGAAGTGCGCGGCGTCGACCATGAGGATCGCGCCGACCTCGTCGGCGATCGCCCGGAACGCGGCGAAGTCGATGAGCCGGGGGTACGCCGTGGCACCGCAGATGATCATCTTGGGCCGGTGGGCCAGCGCCAGCGACCGGACCTCGTCGTAGTCGATCAACTCGGTATCGCGGCGCACGCCGTACGAGACGATGTCGAACCACTTGCCGGAGAAGTTCACCTTCGAGCCGTGGGTGAGATGGCCGCCGTGCGGCAGGCTCATGGCCAGCACGGTGTCACCGGGTCGCACGAAGGCGCCGTACGCGGCGATGTTCGCGCTGGCGCCCGAGTGCGGCTGCAGGTTCGCATGGTCGGCACCGAACAACGCCTTGGCGCGCTCGATGCCGATGAGCTCCGCGCGGTCGACCTCCGAGCAGCCGCCGTAGTACCGCCTCCCCGGGTAGCCCTCGGCGTACTTATTGGACAGCGTCGACCCCAGCGCCGCGAGGACCGCCGGCGAGGTGAGGTTTTCACTGGCGATGAGCTGCAGGCCGGACCGGAGCCGATCCAGTTCGCCGAGCAGAACGCCGGCGATCTCCGGGTCGGTCTGCTGCAGCGCGCCGAAGTCCGGTCCCCAGAACGGTACGTCGCCCATGGCATCTCCCTCGGGTGCGGCGTCCGGGCCGTGACGACCCGCGGCGACCGACAAGTGGCCGGTCGCGCCGACGGCCGAGTCTACCGGCGCGACCGGGATCGCCCCGCTGATCGGCACACCCGTCTCAGCCCGACACGTCCTGCAGCGTCGGGACGACCTCGCGCAGCAGGTCGATGGCGAACGGGCCGGGTCGCAGCAGCCGGGGCTCGGGCCCGGTGACGTCGACGACGGCGCTGCCGCCCCCGGGAAGCGCCGGACCGCCGTCGAGATAGACCTCGACCGCGGTGTCCAGCTGTTCGCGTGCCTGCGCCATCGTGGTCGGTACCGGAAGGCCAGCGCGGTTGGCGCCGGTCACGGCGAGCGGGCCGGTGCGGGCGAGCAATTCCAGCGCCACCGGGTGCAACGGCATCCGCAGCGACACCGTGCGGCCGTCGCCCACGGCCCAGTCGAGACTGGGCTGCTGCAGGGCGACGAGCGTCAGCGGACCGGGCCAGAACGCTGTCATCAGCGCGTGCGCCGCAGGCCGCAGGCCGCTCGCCAGGGCCTCCGCGCCGGCGAGCGTGCCGACCAGCACCGGCACGGGCAGGTCGCGGCCGCGGGCCTTCGCCGTACGCAACCGTCGCAGACCGGCGGCAGTGAAGGCGTCGGTGGCCAGGCCGTAGGCGACGTCGGTGGGCACGACCGCCAGACCGCCGGCCCGCACGACCGATGCGGCCGCCTGCAGGCCCCGCTCCCGCTCACCGGGAACCGCGCAGTCGAAGGTGCGCGAGCGGGAGTCAGGCACGGGTGGCGACCGTGAAGCGCGGCCGGCGGTTCAGGTCGGCGCGGTCGACGACGCGTGACCAGACCGGTTGCCCCGGCAGGCCGTGCTGCGCCAGCGCCAGCTCGTCGTCGACCACCATGGCGCGCAGCAGTCCGGGGACGCCGGACAGCTTCGCCGCCTCACCTTGCTCGTCGCCGTGTTCGAGCACGAAGCTGCCGCCGGCCGGCAGCAGCAACGCTGCAGTCCGCGCGATCCCCCGCACGGTGTCCAGGCCGTCCGGCCCGCCGTACAGCGCCGCGGCCGGGTCGTGGTCGCGGACCTCGGGATCCCGCGGGACGGCGTGGTCGGGAATGTAGGGCGGGTTCGACACCACCACGTCGACCCGACCGCACAGCCCGGACAGCGGGCCACCGGGGTCGGCCGCGGTCGTGGCATCGGCCTGGTGCAGCTGCACCTGCGAGCCGCTCACGGTGAGATCACCGGCCAGTTCCGCCACGTTGCGTCGCGCCCACGCCATCGCTGCCGGGTCCCGTTCCACGGCGTGCACGACGACGTCGCGGCGCTCGACGGCCAGCGACAGCGCCAGCGCCCCCGAGCCGGTGCCCAGGTCCACCGCGACGCCGCCGACGGGCAGCAGCCGCAGGGCGGTCTCGGCCACCAGTTCGGTCTCGGGGCGGGGAATGAACACGCCGGCCCCCACCCGCAGTTCGATACGGCGGAAGGCGGCCACCCCGAGCAGGTGCTGCAACGGCACCCGGGCCGCCCGGGCGATCAGCAGCTGCTCGAGCCGGACACGTTCGGCGTCGCCGAGGCGATCCTGCAGCCGCAGCCGCAACCGCGGCACGCCGATCACGTGGGCCGCCAGTGCCGCGGCGTCGTACGACGGCGACGGAACGCCGGCCCGGGCCAGCCGCTGCTCGGCGTCCACGAGGACGTCGCGCAGCGATTCGCGGCCACCGCGGGTGCTGCCACCGGGACGCGCGGTGGCGTCGAAACTGGCCGTCATGACACCGCGCCGGCAGCGCCCACACGGGCCGCCGCATCGGCCTGCAGCAGCGCGCTGATCACCGCGTCCAGGTCGCCGTCGAGCACCTGGTCGAGGTTGTGAGCCTTGTAGCCGACCCGATGGTCGGAGATGCGGTTCTCCGGAAAGTTGTACGTCCGGACCCGTTCGCTGCGGTCGACGGTACGCACCTGGGACCGCCGTACGTCCGCGGCCTGCTGGGCGGCCTCGGATTCGGCCAGCGCCAACAGCCGGGCACGCAGGATGCGCAGGGCCTGGTCCTTGTTCTGCAACTGGGACTTCTCGTTCTGGCACGAGACCACGATGCCGGTCGGCAGAT of the Actinomycetota bacterium genome contains:
- a CDS encoding serine hydroxymethyltransferase — its product is MGDVPFWGPDFGALQQTDPEIAGVLLGELDRLRSGLQLIASENLTSPAVLAALGSTLSNKYAEGYPGRRYYGGCSEVDRAELIGIERAKALFGADHANLQPHSGASANIAAYGAFVRPGDTVLAMSLPHGGHLTHGSKVNFSGKWFDIVSYGVRRDTELIDYDEVRSLALAHRPKMIICGATAYPRLIDFAAFRAIADEVGAILMVDAAHFIGLVAGGAIPSPVPYADVVCFTTHKVLRGPRGGMILCRAEHAAAIDKAVFPMMQGGPLMHAVAAKAVALKEAATPAYRDYAQAVIANARALTEGLAAEGMRPISGGTDTHLALIDLQPVGVTGAEAEARCDAARITLNKNAIPFDPQPPSIGSGIRVGTPAVTTQGMAEPDMKEIAALIGRAVRDADGSAAADVGQQVAALVAAHPAYPRA
- a CDS encoding peptide chain release factor N(5)-glutamine methyltransferase, translating into MTASFDATARPGGSTRGGRESLRDVLVDAEQRLARAGVPSPSYDAAALAAHVIGVPRLRLRLQDRLGDAERVRLEQLLIARAARVPLQHLLGVAAFRRIELRVGAGVFIPRPETELVAETALRLLPVGGVAVDLGTGSGALALSLAVERRDVVVHAVERDPAAMAWARRNVAELAGDLTVSGSQVQLHQADATTAADPGGPLSGLCGRVDVVVSNPPYIPDHAVPRDPEVRDHDPAAALYGGPDGLDTVRGIARTAALLLPAGGSFVLEHGDEQGEAAKLSGVPGLLRAMVVDDELALAQHGLPGQPVWSRVVDRADLNRRPRFTVATRA
- a CDS encoding threonylcarbamoyl-AMP synthase; amino-acid sequence: MPDSRSRTFDCAVPGERERGLQAAASVVRAGGLAVVPTDVAYGLATDAFTAAGLRRLRTAKARGRDLPVPVLVGTLAGAEALASGLRPAAHALMTAFWPGPLTLVALQQPSLDWAVGDGRTVSLRMPLHPVALELLARTGPLAVTGANRAGLPVPTTMAQAREQLDTAVEVYLDGGPALPGGGSAVVDVTGPEPRLLRPGPFAIDLLREVVPTLQDVSG